In Bremerella cremea, one DNA window encodes the following:
- a CDS encoding vWA domain-containing protein produces MQLSCFYCGKHLTATAQQLGGEVMCPHCGNVVRLPDAETLHATEEEHKEAPLHSWLTDSISGFASLLFHGGLFIVLAFLTCDYSSGIPEGNEVNIGPLPSVNLNDNSGDVLDASEMEQTSDTASLDELVADIQPPTSATSDMGQEVSLSQLLPTGASGGAANSLNTIGGGGGAVGAGTTFMGVRAEGSRICIIADCSGSMDGAKLDFVKEEILEAVRSMSRESEFQIIFFNSQAVPYTQKGWRNPKRDLENVKKWLSTVHAQGGTMPLPAFQEAFKLMPAPDAIFFMTDGLFEPDVPPQVKIMNIGGSSKAKIHAISFIDKSAEQFMRQIATDSGGSYRHVSAF; encoded by the coding sequence ATGCAACTTTCCTGCTTTTACTGCGGCAAGCACCTGACGGCGACTGCCCAACAATTGGGTGGGGAAGTGATGTGTCCGCATTGCGGCAATGTCGTCCGCCTACCCGATGCAGAAACCCTTCATGCAACCGAAGAAGAGCATAAAGAGGCGCCCCTCCACAGTTGGTTGACCGATAGCATCTCGGGGTTTGCCTCGTTGTTATTTCATGGCGGGCTTTTCATTGTCTTGGCTTTTCTAACATGTGACTATTCCAGCGGAATACCCGAGGGGAACGAAGTCAATATTGGCCCGCTGCCTAGTGTCAATTTAAACGACAACTCTGGCGACGTGCTCGACGCAAGCGAGATGGAGCAAACTTCGGATACGGCCAGCCTCGATGAACTGGTGGCCGACATTCAACCTCCGACGTCGGCGACTTCCGACATGGGGCAAGAGGTCAGCTTGTCGCAGCTTCTACCCACCGGAGCCTCTGGCGGCGCGGCCAACTCTCTGAATACCATCGGAGGTGGGGGCGGCGCGGTCGGTGCCGGAACGACCTTCATGGGGGTTCGTGCTGAAGGATCACGCATTTGCATCATCGCGGACTGTAGTGGCAGTATGGATGGCGCGAAGCTCGACTTTGTGAAAGAAGAGATCTTGGAAGCGGTTCGCAGCATGTCGCGGGAATCGGAATTTCAAATCATCTTTTTCAACAGCCAAGCGGTTCCCTACACGCAAAAAGGTTGGCGCAATCCCAAACGCGATCTCGAGAACGTCAAAAAGTGGCTTAGCACGGTCCACGCCCAAGGGGGCACGATGCCGTTACCTGCTTTTCAGGAAGCGTTTAAGTTGATGCCGGCCCCTGATGCAATCTTCTTCATGACCGATGGTTTGTTCGAGCCGGATGTGCCTCCTCAGGTTAAGATCATGAATATCGGCGGAAGCTCGAAAGCCAAGATTCATGCGATCTCGTTTATCGATAAATCGGCAGAGCAATTCATGCGACAAATCGCCACGGACTCCGGAGGTAGTTATCGCCATGTCTCCGCCTTCTGA
- a CDS encoding MotA/TolQ/ExbB proton channel family protein, whose product MRRKVTPMMGIFSCLVLMMGIFAMQTWAQGTSAPDTLSLDESNAATTAAGTDHQEKTVLDTLKDGGTVGVLIGLLSMVAIGFIVEHFLTIRKSVLMPEGVAYELEEMIAQGRVDEALELCKNPEYASLLTYVVEAGLERFRGAEFGFAEYKAAVEEAGEDQTARLYRKTEVLGMIGSIAPMLGLTGTVLGMIRAFNTIAATGGTPKPDDLAGAIGQALVTTLLGLVVAIPAMVAYSYFGNRIDSLVAEVGKRVEQILTPLGRRR is encoded by the coding sequence ATGCGACGCAAAGTAACGCCCATGATGGGCATCTTCTCTTGTTTGGTCCTGATGATGGGCATCTTCGCCATGCAAACATGGGCCCAGGGAACGTCCGCGCCCGATACGTTGTCATTGGACGAATCGAACGCAGCGACAACGGCTGCAGGGACAGATCATCAAGAGAAAACGGTCCTCGACACGCTTAAAGACGGCGGCACGGTGGGGGTTTTGATTGGTTTACTCTCGATGGTGGCCATTGGCTTTATCGTCGAACATTTTCTTACCATTCGCAAAAGCGTCCTCATGCCGGAAGGGGTCGCGTATGAGTTGGAAGAAATGATCGCCCAGGGACGTGTGGACGAGGCACTGGAGCTATGTAAGAACCCAGAATACGCCTCGCTGCTAACCTACGTGGTAGAAGCTGGCCTCGAACGATTCCGTGGTGCGGAATTCGGGTTTGCCGAATACAAAGCGGCCGTCGAAGAAGCTGGCGAAGACCAAACGGCTCGGCTCTATCGTAAGACCGAGGTCTTAGGCATGATCGGCTCGATTGCTCCCATGCTCGGGCTCACCGGCACCGTGCTGGGTATGATCCGTGCGTTTAACACCATCGCCGCGACCGGAGGAACTCCGAAACCGGACGACCTGGCCGGGGCGATTGGGCAAGCCCTGGTGACTACCCTGTTGGGTCTGGTGGTCGCCATTCCGGCGATGGTGGCGTACAGCTATTTTGGCAACCGCATCGATTCACTAGTCGCGGAAGTGGGAAAACGCGTAGAACAAATTTTGACGCCGCTGGGCCGACGTCGCTAA
- a CDS encoding ExbD/TolR family protein yields the protein MRLSKKRVQHTKGMDITPMIDIVFLLLIFFITVTQVSETNREKLELPELKGAEDQKKTSLVINVRENGQIIVADNPLEVADVAFLVGKELETNGGDPGLVTVVVRIDQRATCEVPNALVKQLASQGISKVRLAVQVPQ from the coding sequence ATGAGACTCTCCAAAAAACGAGTCCAGCATACCAAGGGGATGGATATCACACCGATGATTGATATCGTTTTCCTGCTGCTGATTTTCTTCATCACGGTGACCCAGGTCTCAGAGACCAACCGCGAGAAATTGGAACTGCCGGAACTCAAAGGTGCGGAAGATCAGAAGAAGACTTCGCTGGTGATCAACGTCCGCGAAAATGGCCAAATCATTGTCGCGGACAATCCGTTAGAAGTCGCCGATGTCGCTTTCCTGGTGGGCAAAGAATTGGAAACCAACGGAGGCGATCCTGGGCTGGTGACGGTCGTCGTTCGAATCGACCAACGCGCCACGTGCGAAGTTCCCAACGCGTTGGTCAAACAGTTGGCCAGCCAAGGGATCTCGAAGGTTCGCCTGGCTGTACAAGTTCCCCAGTAA
- a CDS encoding ExbD/TolR family protein encodes MKLSSRKRAQKRKITLEMTSMIDVVFLLLIFFIVTASFTKTERDLDTVTKVSEKAAAAQTDLEPAVIVLANVDGNWVYKIGSNNLSTFAELQEVLDKFPNKADGAYVRAPDAAPYGKAAAAIQACKNADFPGVSYVPVVEM; translated from the coding sequence ATGAAACTATCCAGTCGCAAACGAGCTCAGAAACGAAAGATCACGCTGGAAATGACCAGCATGATCGACGTGGTGTTCTTGCTGTTGATCTTTTTTATCGTCACGGCCAGCTTCACCAAGACCGAACGTGACCTCGATACGGTAACCAAGGTCAGCGAAAAAGCGGCCGCCGCGCAAACCGATTTAGAGCCTGCCGTTATCGTGCTGGCCAACGTCGACGGGAACTGGGTTTACAAAATCGGCTCGAATAATCTCTCTACCTTTGCCGAACTCCAGGAAGTACTCGACAAGTTCCCTAACAAAGCGGACGGAGCCTACGTACGAGCCCCTGATGCGGCTCCTTACGGCAAAGCTGCGGCGGCGATTCAAGCTTGCAAGAACGCCGACTTCCCTGGCGTTTCCTATGTTCCTGTCGTCGAAATGTAA
- a CDS encoding tetratricopeptide repeat protein, whose translation MVLVGLALGSLAQAQSVPFHDPRDPQRMLEEYHRVDQYLSKLKLTDQRILLIERYLLRPIPPKQREKLLETVSRLYATQLMNYADDAARSKYYLEQVDEFLGANPQADTPELQVMLLQADYNRAESAASRWLNDPSDEESKKIAHDILSHIAPQLVEFHRMLAKRVDAEYEQIDHLVPGPRRDEREQENQQLEAVVGRAAFFGAWSNYYLVLVDELPPKSPQTKIAIDLFRQLLNLVEDPQATTAWHEQADANRMGLQQEWRARALIGLALAEILDNDLPDARRCFTLLKSGPTSAAIIDQSDYWYVRGLLNAHKEEQALEIAKSIVEGYQGATSPGKTSLCVLLADTGLRGQENNPQLYEMGVLGLVGLAKLGHHSAAIQLMDKYHVELEETPNFYMLWLIGQHKFAEAEKTMSEAEYRLAQAELTKALAAPEAKDDLFSASECRYTLAWCFYRLGEYLEAGQSFQNAVVGLRGPNPGKAAEAAWMSFISYQTLAKDQPQFGLRAIEVLEDLKRAFPEHAYAQKADYFIAKLQQSRGSMTSSIRQLQSIQPSDANFWSAKFDLCNLLRQKIDQAASEEEKKELARQLQAVVADLQTRLQPDSAPPEQISGVVRCLLNVADLARKDLLDSSLFSRSISEAKELVERLPQEDRAWVDYHYQALLLAREQKQTGEVTEHTKWLLDNAPGTPYEQTALIIRALEIDRLVAATNSPGQELLAEGFTIYKRLLKHLGSTSGAIQQSKNAKVACSKAAEFAEKLGKWNDAATYLRALIEAYPTEQEYLQRLGRVEFKLGNYTTAVDKWRTLLVGLDKGSEDWFEAKYYQLACLQQIDPAQAKAVLEQFQLLHPDWGLAPWRDKIKAVAQQISG comes from the coding sequence GTGGTCTTGGTTGGCCTTGCGCTCGGTTCGTTGGCCCAGGCCCAAAGCGTTCCTTTCCACGATCCGCGCGACCCTCAACGGATGCTGGAAGAGTATCATCGTGTCGATCAATATCTCAGCAAGCTGAAGTTAACCGACCAACGTATTCTTCTCATCGAGCGGTATCTGCTTCGTCCGATTCCACCTAAGCAGCGAGAAAAACTGCTGGAGACCGTATCGCGGTTGTATGCCACGCAATTGATGAACTATGCGGATGACGCAGCACGTTCCAAGTATTACTTAGAGCAAGTCGACGAGTTTCTGGGGGCGAATCCTCAAGCCGATACGCCTGAACTGCAGGTGATGCTGCTGCAGGCCGATTACAATCGAGCCGAATCGGCGGCTTCGCGTTGGTTGAACGATCCGAGTGACGAGGAATCGAAGAAGATTGCCCACGACATTCTCTCGCACATCGCCCCGCAACTGGTCGAGTTCCATCGGATGCTCGCCAAACGCGTGGACGCCGAGTACGAACAGATCGATCACTTAGTACCTGGCCCGCGAAGGGACGAACGAGAGCAAGAGAACCAACAACTGGAAGCGGTCGTTGGCCGGGCAGCATTCTTTGGGGCGTGGTCGAATTACTACTTGGTCCTTGTCGACGAGTTACCTCCCAAGTCTCCGCAAACCAAGATCGCCATCGACCTGTTCCGGCAACTGCTTAACCTGGTGGAAGATCCTCAAGCCACCACGGCCTGGCACGAACAAGCCGATGCCAACCGCATGGGTTTGCAACAAGAATGGCGAGCCCGGGCTTTGATAGGCTTGGCTTTGGCCGAGATTCTGGACAACGACCTTCCCGACGCCCGGCGTTGTTTCACACTGTTGAAATCAGGCCCCACCAGCGCTGCGATTATCGATCAGTCCGACTATTGGTACGTCCGAGGTTTGCTCAATGCACACAAAGAAGAGCAAGCGTTGGAGATCGCCAAATCGATCGTCGAAGGGTATCAAGGCGCGACTTCGCCAGGCAAAACGAGCTTGTGCGTGTTGCTGGCCGATACCGGCTTGCGGGGCCAAGAGAACAACCCTCAGCTATATGAAATGGGCGTGCTGGGGTTAGTTGGCCTGGCCAAGTTGGGGCATCACTCTGCCGCGATTCAACTGATGGACAAGTACCATGTGGAATTGGAAGAGACTCCCAATTTCTACATGCTGTGGCTGATCGGACAACACAAATTTGCCGAAGCCGAAAAGACCATGTCCGAGGCCGAGTATCGTTTGGCTCAAGCCGAGCTTACGAAAGCCCTCGCTGCTCCCGAAGCGAAGGACGATCTTTTTTCCGCCAGCGAGTGCCGTTATACGCTTGCTTGGTGTTTCTATCGGTTAGGCGAATATTTGGAAGCGGGACAAAGTTTTCAAAACGCCGTGGTTGGCCTCCGTGGACCGAATCCTGGCAAAGCAGCAGAAGCCGCCTGGATGAGCTTTATTTCGTATCAAACGCTGGCCAAAGATCAGCCTCAGTTCGGGTTACGGGCCATCGAAGTGCTGGAGGACTTAAAACGGGCCTTCCCTGAGCATGCCTACGCCCAAAAAGCCGATTACTTTATCGCCAAGCTTCAGCAGTCGCGCGGCTCGATGACCTCGTCCATTCGGCAATTACAAAGTATTCAGCCCTCAGATGCCAATTTTTGGTCGGCCAAGTTCGACCTTTGTAATTTGTTGCGACAGAAGATCGATCAAGCTGCTTCCGAAGAGGAAAAGAAAGAACTCGCTCGCCAGCTTCAAGCGGTCGTGGCCGACCTGCAAACAAGACTTCAACCCGATTCGGCCCCACCTGAGCAAATCTCTGGGGTCGTTCGTTGCCTTTTAAACGTAGCCGATCTGGCCCGCAAAGACTTGCTCGACTCGTCTCTCTTCAGTCGCAGCATTAGCGAGGCGAAGGAGTTGGTCGAACGGCTTCCTCAGGAAGACCGAGCCTGGGTTGATTACCACTATCAAGCTTTGCTTTTAGCCCGCGAACAAAAACAAACTGGCGAGGTCACCGAACACACCAAGTGGCTGTTAGACAATGCTCCCGGTACGCCTTACGAACAAACCGCCTTAATTATTCGGGCTCTCGAGATCGATCGTTTAGTTGCGGCAACCAACTCGCCTGGGCAAGAGCTGTTAGCAGAAGGATTTACCATTTACAAGCGTCTGCTCAAGCATCTGGGATCGACATCGGGAGCCATCCAGCAAAGCAAGAACGCCAAAGTGGCCTGTTCGAAAGCAGCCGAATTTGCGGAAAAGCTGGGCAAGTGGAACGATGCAGCAACCTATTTGCGTGCATTGATCGAAGCCTACCCTACCGAGCAGGAATATTTGCAGCGGCTGGGAAGAGTCGAGTTCAAATTGGGTAACTACACAACCGCCGTTGATAAATGGCGAACCCTGCTAGTCGGACTCGACAAAGGGAGCGAAGATTGGTTCGAGGCCAAGTATTATCAGTTGGCTTGCTTGCAGCAAATCGACCCCGCCCAAGCCAAAGCGGTCCTAGAACAGTTCCAGCTTTTGCACCCTGATTGGGGTTTGGCCCCGTGGCGCGATAAAATAAAAGCGGTCGCCCAACAGATCTCTGGCTGA